In the genome of Limanda limanda chromosome 15, fLimLim1.1, whole genome shotgun sequence, one region contains:
- the LOC133020403 gene encoding coiled-coil domain-containing protein 6-like has product MADSASESDTDGAGSSSATPMTTSSSASNPGKPSVVISQFRLEELTNRLASLQQENKVLKIELETFKLKCKALQEENRDLRKASVTIQARAEQEEEFISNTLFKKIQALQKEKETLAVNYEKEEEFLTNELSRKLMHLQHEKAELEQHLEQEQEFQVNKLMKKIKKMENETISKQLTLEQLRREKIDLENTLEQEQEALVNRLWKRMDKLEAEKRILQEKLDQPVSAPPSPRDVSMEIDSPENMMRHIRFLKNEVERLKKSLRTTELQHTEKRAQYIEEERHMREENIRLQRKLQREMERREALCRQLSESESSLEMDDERYFNEMSAQGLRARTVSSPIPYTPSPSSSRPISPGLSYGSHTVGFTPPATLSRAAISHYNTPALHVHGSSSHAVARPSPRRSTSPDKFKRPTPPPSPNTHSGAQQAQPQLPPPAQPMVQSMSSPAAMSQHAAAHHPPSQP; this is encoded by the exons ATGGCGGACAGCGCCAGCGAGAGCGACACCGACGGCGCGGGCAGCAGCTCGGCCACCCCGAtgaccacctcctcctccgcctcgaACCCGGGCAAGCCCAGCGTAGTGATCTCCCAGTTCCGACTGGAGGAGCTGACGAACCGCCTGGCCtcgctgcagcaggagaacaaaGTTCTGAAGATCGAGCTGGAGACGTTCAAGCTCAAGTGCAAagcgctgcaggaggagaaccgGGACCTGCGCAAGGCTAGCGTCACCATT CAAGcgagagcagagcaggaggaggaattcATCAGCAACACCCTGTTCAAGAAGATCCAGGCCCtccagaaggagaaagagaccTTGGCGGTCAACtatgagaaggaagaggagttTCTCACCAATGAACTGTCAAGGAAACTCATGCAT CTCCAGCATGAGAAGGCGGAGTTGGAGCAGCACCTGGAACAGGAGCAGGAGTTCCAGGTTAACAAGCTCATGAAAAAGATCAAGAAGATGGAAAACGAAACCATCTCAAAGCAGCTAACACTGGAACAG TTGAGGCGGGAGAAGATCGACCTTGAGAACACATTAGAGCAGGAACAAGAAGCCCTGGTCAACAGACTGTGGAAACGGATGGACAAACTGGAGGCTGAGAAAAG AATCCTTCAGGAGAAGTTGGACCAGCCCGTATCAGCTCCTCCCTCCCCACGAGATGTTTCCATGGAGATAGACTCACCGGAGAACATGATGCGGCATATCCGCTTCCTGAAGAATGAGGTGGAGAGGCTTAAGAAAAGCCTGCGCACCACTGAGCTGCAGC acacagagaagcGTGCGCAGTACATCGAGGAGGAGCGACACATGAGGGAGGAGAACATCCGGCTGCAGAGAAAGCttcagagagagatggagcgcAGGGAGGCCCTGTGCAGACAACTGTCTGAGAGTGAATCCAGTCTGGAAATGGACGACGAGAG GTACTTCAATGAGATGTCTGCACAGGGCTTGCGAGCAAGGACCGTGTCCAGCCCCATCCCCTACACCCCCTCCCCCAGCTCCAGCCGACCCATATCACCTG GTCTCTCATATGGCAGCCACACAGTGGGCTTCACCCCTCCAGCTACACTGTCTAGAGCTGCCATCTCCCACTACAACACTCCTGCCCTGCACGTTCACGGAAGCTCCTCTCACGCCGTAGCA AGGCCCTCTCCAAGAAGAAGCACCAGCCCGGACAAATTCAAGCGACCAACGCCCCCACCCTCCCCCAACACGCACTCAGGGGCCCAGCAGGCTCAGCCTCAGCTCCCCCCACCAGCGCAGCCCATGGTCCAGTCCATGTCCTCCCCGGCAGCTATGTCGCAGCATGCAGCAGCACATCATCCTCCCTCCCAGCCTTAA